The Streptomyces cynarae genome contains a region encoding:
- a CDS encoding Na+/H+ antiporter, with the protein MRSVGTVLGLVVLATVVATFARRWRIPAPSLLVVAGLAAALLPGTPQIEISPDIIGLVVLPPLLYASAEDMPWRELRAVWQPVGILAIGLVLASAAAVAAVASLVAPLSWQMAFVLGAVLASTDPVAVTALGRRLALPPKVQVLVQAESLFNDATSLVLVRVAAGVAVASAAAHWGAAGGEFLLLAGGGTVIGAALAGVVTLIRRRTEDPVLETVIALVTPYAAYLLAEAAHTSGVTSVVVAGVVLGGRGDRLTNARIRLQLHAVYGTVVFLLESVVFSLIGLALPAQVRALSDGDRSWPLYALAVAVTLIAVRMLWLAPLSAVVQRKGGVSRMNWRVPMVLTWAGTRGVMPLAAALSIPEVAKNGTALTGRPLVLVLTTSVVVVTLVVQGFTLAPVVRRSGIALEPAHTEREEVEARSHLAHAGLARLEELAELDAVPEIVLDRLRRALTARLDDARDRLAESNGTGVPAESNDLVYRQLRRDLIAVETAELQRLYDDHRISDTTRRRLQRSLDLEEARLADA; encoded by the coding sequence ATGCGCAGTGTGGGGACGGTTCTCGGACTCGTGGTGCTGGCCACGGTGGTGGCCACCTTCGCCCGCCGGTGGCGTATCCCCGCTCCCTCACTGCTTGTGGTCGCCGGTCTCGCCGCGGCTTTGCTGCCGGGCACCCCGCAGATCGAAATCAGTCCCGACATCATCGGCCTGGTCGTGCTGCCCCCTCTGCTGTACGCGAGCGCCGAGGACATGCCCTGGCGGGAGCTGCGCGCGGTGTGGCAGCCGGTCGGGATCCTCGCGATCGGCCTGGTCCTGGCCTCCGCCGCGGCGGTGGCCGCAGTGGCGTCGCTGGTGGCGCCGCTGTCGTGGCAGATGGCGTTCGTGCTGGGCGCGGTCCTGGCCAGCACCGACCCGGTGGCGGTCACCGCGCTCGGCCGCAGGCTGGCTCTGCCGCCGAAGGTCCAGGTCCTGGTGCAGGCGGAGAGCCTGTTCAACGACGCGACCTCGTTGGTGCTGGTCCGGGTGGCGGCGGGCGTCGCCGTGGCCTCTGCGGCCGCCCATTGGGGTGCGGCGGGTGGTGAGTTCCTGCTGCTCGCGGGGGGCGGCACGGTGATCGGCGCGGCCCTGGCCGGAGTGGTGACGCTGATCCGGCGGCGAACCGAGGACCCGGTCCTGGAGACGGTGATCGCCCTGGTCACCCCGTACGCCGCCTACCTGCTCGCGGAGGCCGCCCACACCTCGGGCGTGACGTCGGTCGTGGTGGCCGGGGTGGTCCTGGGCGGGCGGGGCGACCGGCTCACCAACGCCCGCATCAGGCTCCAACTGCACGCCGTCTACGGCACGGTGGTGTTTCTGCTGGAGAGCGTGGTGTTCAGCCTCATAGGGCTGGCCCTGCCCGCGCAGGTGCGGGCGTTGTCCGACGGTGACCGGTCCTGGCCGCTGTACGCCCTCGCCGTCGCCGTCACGCTCATCGCCGTACGCATGCTGTGGCTCGCGCCCCTGTCGGCGGTCGTCCAGCGCAAGGGCGGCGTCAGCCGCATGAACTGGCGGGTGCCGATGGTCCTGACCTGGGCCGGCACCCGAGGGGTGATGCCGCTGGCCGCCGCCCTGTCCATCCCGGAGGTCGCGAAGAACGGCACCGCGCTCACGGGCCGGCCGCTGGTCCTCGTCCTGACGACCTCGGTCGTGGTCGTCACCCTCGTCGTGCAGGGCTTCACCCTCGCCCCGGTCGTCCGCCGATCCGGCATCGCCCTGGAGCCCGCCCACACCGAACGGGAAGAGGTCGAGGCCCGCTCCCACCTCGCCCATGCCGGACTCGCCCGGCTGGAGGAACTCGCGGAGCTGGATGCCGTACCGGAGATCGTCCTCGACCGGCTCCGCCGCGCCTTGACGGCCCGGCTGGACGACGCCCGAGACCGCCTCGCCGAGAGCAACGGCACCGGCGTTCCAGCCGAATCCAACGACCTGGTCTACCGCCAGCTGCGCCGCGACCTGATCGCGGTGGAGACGGCGGAACTGCAGCGCCTGTACGACGACCACCGCATCAGCGACACGACACGCCGCCGCCTCCAGCGGTCCCTGGACCTGGAGGAGGCCAGGCTGGCCGACGCCTGA